One window of Rhodothermales bacterium genomic DNA carries:
- the gatB gene encoding Asp-tRNA(Asn)/Glu-tRNA(Gln) amidotransferase subunit GatB: protein MSESFEAVIGLEVHCQLLTESKAFSPDSAAFGAEPNHHVDPVSLGHPGTLPVLNEQVVAHTIRMGLATNCQIAPRSVLARKHYFYPDLPKGYQISQFETPICADGHLTVVMDQGDSKGDERTFGITRIHIEEDAGKSVHDVDPLATLLDYNRCGVPLIEIVSEPDLRSPREAYLYLRKIRQLVRYLGICDGNMEEGSLRCDANISVRPQGQTELGTKTEIKNLNSFRNVERALEHEIARQISLVRAGEEIVQETLLWDADAGRTRSMRSKEEAHDYRYFPDPDLCPIVVTDAMLEEARRSLPTLPDARMERYIASWGVPAYNAAVLTEERAVSDYFEAVVGALNGDPADGAQAASNVIMTDGLRLQAEHHLDFASFPVEPKRMAALVALRLEDRISSTAQVELLEHMLNDGRDPEAIAAERNLVQESDAGALEPYVDEVLAAHPDNVRMYLSGKAGLIGFFIGQVMRSYPGSPDPKLVRELFVARLASMDNESTE, encoded by the coding sequence ATGTCTGAGTCGTTTGAGGCCGTCATCGGCCTGGAAGTCCACTGTCAGCTGCTGACCGAGTCCAAGGCGTTCAGCCCGGATTCGGCGGCCTTCGGTGCCGAACCCAACCACCACGTCGACCCGGTGAGCCTTGGGCACCCGGGCACGTTGCCTGTTCTCAATGAACAGGTGGTGGCCCACACCATTCGCATGGGGCTGGCGACCAATTGCCAGATCGCCCCGCGCAGCGTGCTGGCACGAAAGCATTACTTCTATCCAGACCTTCCCAAAGGGTACCAGATCTCCCAATTCGAAACGCCGATCTGCGCAGACGGACACCTGACCGTCGTCATGGATCAGGGAGACTCGAAAGGGGACGAGCGCACGTTCGGAATCACGCGCATCCATATCGAGGAGGACGCGGGCAAGTCGGTGCATGACGTTGATCCGCTCGCGACCCTGCTTGACTACAACCGCTGTGGGGTGCCCCTGATCGAGATCGTCTCGGAGCCGGATCTGAGATCACCACGAGAGGCGTATCTGTACCTTCGCAAGATTCGCCAACTGGTGCGCTATCTGGGCATTTGTGACGGCAACATGGAGGAGGGATCCCTCCGCTGTGATGCCAACATTTCTGTGCGCCCGCAAGGACAGACCGAACTGGGCACCAAGACCGAAATCAAGAACCTGAACTCCTTTCGAAACGTAGAGCGGGCGCTGGAGCACGAGATCGCCCGGCAGATTTCACTCGTCAGGGCCGGGGAGGAGATCGTGCAGGAAACGCTGCTCTGGGATGCGGACGCCGGTCGCACACGATCGATGCGCTCCAAGGAGGAAGCGCACGACTACCGCTATTTCCCCGACCCGGACCTCTGCCCGATCGTGGTGACGGACGCCATGCTGGAGGAGGCCAGGCGCAGTCTGCCCACCTTGCCGGATGCACGCATGGAACGCTACATCGCCTCTTGGGGAGTTCCTGCCTACAACGCGGCCGTGCTGACCGAAGAACGGGCCGTTTCCGACTACTTCGAGGCCGTCGTAGGCGCGCTGAATGGTGACCCGGCAGACGGGGCACAGGCCGCATCGAACGTCATCATGACCGACGGGCTGCGCCTTCAGGCGGAGCACCACCTGGATTTTGCCTCATTCCCCGTGGAACCGAAGCGGATGGCCGCGTTGGTGGCCCTTCGTCTGGAAGATCGGATTTCGTCAACGGCACAGGTGGAGCTCCTGGAGCACATGCTGAACGATGGCCGAGATCCGGAGGCCATTGCCGCCGAGCGCAATCTGGTGCAGGAGTCGGATGCGGGCGCCCTGGAGCCCTATGTCGATGAGGTGCTGGCCGCCCATCCGGACAACGTGCGCATGTACCTGTCGGGCAAGGCCGGCCTGATCGGCTTCTTCATTGGCCAGGTCATGCGCTCGTACCCCGGGTCTCCGGATCCCAAACTGGTGCGCGAACTGTTTGTAGCGCGGCTGGCCTCCATGGACAACGAATCGACCGAATGA
- a CDS encoding TonB family protein, producing MRIETVRIPMDRDDWTGIIVSVALHALLLFGLSVLNVRAVEQPQMGFIEVDFGAFSEGRPVSRAVTQEPVPPQPEPETPVEETTPAPAPEESRPVDLPETVAETPEQINEPETEVVAPVSQPETAQEEPAEEPAPTQPIRPLGSGDPEGASEAQQGEDGEGQEETRRAPFSIEGLNRQAVQTILPTYAEQVNAVIRVRITVAPSGRVTRRIPLIKGNPALEQAVMNALLNWRFNPLPPNAPQEDQTGVVTFRFQLR from the coding sequence TTGCGGATCGAAACTGTGCGCATTCCCATGGACCGTGACGACTGGACCGGCATCATCGTAAGCGTGGCGCTTCATGCGCTGCTGCTGTTCGGTCTGTCAGTACTCAACGTTCGCGCGGTAGAGCAGCCTCAGATGGGCTTCATCGAGGTGGACTTCGGTGCGTTCTCGGAGGGGCGTCCGGTAAGCAGGGCGGTGACCCAGGAGCCTGTGCCTCCTCAGCCGGAGCCCGAGACGCCGGTGGAGGAAACCACCCCCGCGCCCGCCCCCGAAGAATCGCGCCCCGTCGACCTCCCCGAGACCGTAGCCGAGACTCCCGAGCAGATCAACGAGCCGGAGACCGAGGTCGTCGCTCCTGTGAGTCAGCCCGAGACCGCTCAGGAGGAGCCTGCAGAGGAGCCTGCGCCGACGCAGCCCATCCGCCCGCTCGGATCCGGCGACCCCGAAGGTGCGAGCGAAGCGCAGCAGGGAGAGGATGGGGAAGGCCAGGAAGAAACGCGCCGCGCGCCGTTTTCCATTGAGGGCCTGAACCGCCAGGCGGTCCAGACCATTCTGCCGACGTACGCCGAGCAGGTGAACGCCGTCATTCGGGTGCGCATCACCGTTGCGCCTTCCGGTCGCGTCACGCGCCGCATTCCGCTCATTAAGGGCAATCCGGCCCTGGAGCAGGCGGTCATGAATGCCCTGCTCAACTGGCGATTCAATCCGCTCCCGCCAAACGCTCCGCAAGAGGATCAGACCGGAGTGGTGACTTTCCGCTTCCAGCTGCGGTAG
- a CDS encoding redoxin domain-containing protein → MKPLFAALPSGLALCSLLLFAGCGGESTAAQVSTHVSGQLTVRADVDSLADHSGFEVLVASNLDGDVDTLAVTITDVQGNFAMDVSAADRGIYPMMISRAGQTLTIEELVLADGDSTRVSARFPLDGRPVRIVSQENAAWTAYKNTKAQYNRMVLTLVQSNPDYSEADMAGVVQQAASIYWGLNETFPETFGALVAAAESVVMLEGWQDSLAVSRAREILDTHPSRVQIVRALRRSVARMEGQRGAVNFVRSYMTGEDEEDDAALLAEVVVAYMDSLQSADAISAARDLQATYPESSWSRWAEGAIYEVEYLLPGLPAPEFSLIDVDGEVLDKQVLADQFYMLEFFTPTHPLFQEELGRRQALLNALDDNIFEAISISVDPDSAYNEALLDGRDFQGRFVFAPEGPESEVATAYNVNVIPTRVLVDPNGLIVRKYVGAALEELEADLAMLLRALTSQQ, encoded by the coding sequence ATGAAACCCCTTTTTGCTGCGCTGCCCTCGGGGCTCGCTCTCTGTTCGCTGCTGCTCTTTGCCGGATGCGGAGGGGAGTCCACCGCCGCGCAGGTGTCCACCCACGTGTCTGGTCAACTGACGGTCAGGGCCGACGTCGATTCGCTGGCAGATCACAGTGGCTTTGAGGTCCTGGTGGCATCGAACCTTGACGGCGACGTCGATACGCTTGCTGTGACAATCACAGACGTGCAGGGCAACTTTGCGATGGACGTGTCCGCTGCCGACCGCGGGATCTATCCCATGATGATCTCGCGCGCCGGCCAGACGCTTACCATTGAGGAACTGGTGCTGGCCGATGGCGACTCGACACGGGTCTCGGCCCGGTTTCCCCTGGATGGGCGGCCCGTTCGCATTGTCTCCCAGGAGAACGCCGCCTGGACCGCCTACAAGAATACCAAGGCGCAGTACAATCGCATGGTACTGACCCTGGTGCAGTCCAATCCGGATTACTCGGAGGCGGACATGGCAGGCGTCGTGCAGCAGGCTGCTTCCATCTACTGGGGGTTGAATGAGACCTTCCCGGAGACCTTCGGTGCGCTGGTTGCTGCTGCCGAGTCGGTCGTGATGCTGGAAGGCTGGCAGGATTCGCTGGCAGTCAGCCGCGCCCGGGAGATTCTCGACACGCATCCAAGTCGCGTGCAGATTGTGCGCGCGCTGCGTCGTTCGGTGGCCCGCATGGAGGGTCAGCGTGGTGCTGTCAACTTCGTTCGTTCCTACATGACGGGCGAGGATGAGGAAGACGATGCGGCCCTGCTGGCCGAGGTCGTGGTGGCCTATATGGACAGTCTCCAATCGGCCGATGCCATCAGCGCGGCGCGCGATCTGCAGGCCACCTATCCCGAGTCCAGCTGGAGTCGTTGGGCTGAGGGTGCCATCTATGAGGTCGAGTACCTGCTGCCGGGACTTCCCGCACCCGAGTTCTCCCTGATCGATGTGGACGGAGAGGTGCTGGACAAACAGGTGCTCGCGGATCAGTTTTACATGCTGGAGTTCTTCACGCCCACGCATCCGCTCTTCCAGGAAGAACTGGGCCGGCGGCAGGCGTTGTTGAACGCCCTGGACGACAACATCTTCGAGGCCATCTCCATTTCCGTGGACCCGGACTCGGCCTACAACGAGGCCTTGCTGGACGGACGCGACTTTCAGGGTCGGTTCGTATTTGCGCCTGAAGGCCCTGAAAGCGAAGTGGCAACCGCCTACAACGTCAATGTCATCCCGACCCGCGTCCTTGTCGATCCGAACGGTCTCATTGTTCGCAAGTACGTAGGAGCCGCTCTGGAGGAGCTGGAGGCCGATCTGGCCATGCTGCTCCGGGCACTCACCTCTCAGCAGTAA
- a CDS encoding glycosyltransferase family 2 protein: protein MPAKPSIPERNTVALVIPLYNEADILADLVREIEQFRVQAPEVTEVVFVDDGSRDDTARLARELTASLSGYVLVRFSRNFGHQLAVTAGMHFVTADAAVILDADLQDPLPVVREMIDRWQEGYDVVYGVRRQRDGDSHLQQVTARAFYRVFRRMSDVDAPLDTGDFRLVSRPVLDAFRELGEQQPYVRGLVSWLGFNQIGVEYDRAPRMGGESKYAWRDRMRLALDGIASFSGRPLRVAVRIGLGVSALSVVGLVWVLIARLATDSTVPGWASILFVGFFFGGLQIFFLGVVGSYLARVYEEVKGRPRYVVREVWTTGNRREG, encoded by the coding sequence ATGCCCGCGAAGCCTTCAATCCCTGAGCGCAATACAGTAGCGCTTGTTATTCCGCTCTACAACGAGGCCGACATTCTGGCGGACCTGGTGCGGGAGATCGAACAATTCCGCGTCCAGGCCCCGGAAGTGACCGAAGTCGTCTTCGTGGACGATGGGTCCCGCGACGACACGGCCAGGTTGGCTCGGGAGCTCACCGCGTCGCTGTCGGGCTACGTGCTGGTACGCTTCTCCCGGAATTTCGGGCACCAGCTGGCCGTCACCGCCGGTATGCACTTTGTCACCGCAGACGCGGCCGTGATCCTGGATGCCGATCTGCAGGATCCACTTCCGGTCGTGCGGGAGATGATCGACCGCTGGCAGGAGGGGTACGATGTCGTGTATGGCGTCCGTCGACAACGGGATGGGGACTCCCACCTCCAACAGGTCACGGCTCGTGCGTTCTATCGGGTGTTCCGGCGCATGTCCGATGTTGATGCGCCGCTGGATACCGGAGACTTTCGACTCGTTTCCCGCCCGGTCCTGGACGCCTTTCGTGAGCTTGGCGAGCAGCAGCCATACGTACGAGGACTGGTATCCTGGCTCGGGTTCAACCAGATCGGCGTCGAGTACGACCGAGCCCCACGGATGGGAGGAGAGAGCAAGTACGCATGGCGTGATCGCATGCGCCTTGCCCTCGACGGGATCGCTTCGTTTTCCGGCAGGCCGCTTCGGGTTGCCGTGCGCATCGGTCTCGGCGTGTCGGCGCTCTCGGTGGTTGGTCTCGTCTGGGTGCTCATCGCCCGACTGGCCACGGATTCGACCGTGCCAGGCTGGGCCTCCATCTTGTTTGTAGGGTTCTTCTTCGGCGGGCTGCAGATCTTTTTCCTTGGGGTTGTCGGGTCGTACCTGGCACGTGTCTACGAGGAGGTGAAAGGACGTCCCCGGTACGTCGTGCGGGAAGTCTGGACCACGGGCAATCGGCGGGAGGGCTGA
- a CDS encoding sugar transferase translates to MTRRVELLALLLADALALMGANLLWHKARFEWEWFSDPVNVPVPALVWIVVLALSMGWLVVFLFFGMYRERYASSRFDEFVSLAKVVTIGILVMFFFLFIDQLDAYAARSNLVFYWFAVFGLVALGRFVVRSVQKFLILRGKGLHRALVVGWDDRLGQLYRDVAAYPEAGLEIVGAIQLSHGGDGVAARGPDGSVMQAGNDIADLPRLIDELQVQDVLIALGAGDQDPLLEVLRLCDGKPVRLKLVPDFYSVIGGMARTEHMYGLPLIEVMPEPMAAWEESTKRLIDLVASGIVLVVGAPVWLAIGLAVRLTSSGPAIYRQQRVGKLGRVFTMYKFRTMRQDAEAETGPVWATEDDPRYTAVGRWLRKTRLDEIPQFWNVFKGDMSLVGPRPERPYFVEKLAAEIPLYNRRHRVKPGITGWAQVKWKYDTSLDDVRQKVKYDLFYIENLGLRRDLQILLRTITTALKGSGQ, encoded by the coding sequence ATGACGCGCCGAGTCGAACTTCTAGCCCTCCTTCTCGCGGATGCGTTGGCCCTGATGGGGGCCAATCTGCTGTGGCACAAGGCCCGTTTCGAATGGGAATGGTTCTCGGACCCGGTCAATGTGCCCGTGCCGGCGCTGGTGTGGATTGTGGTGCTGGCTCTGTCGATGGGCTGGCTGGTGGTCTTCCTGTTTTTCGGCATGTATCGGGAGCGGTACGCGTCCAGCCGGTTCGACGAGTTCGTCTCCCTGGCCAAGGTCGTGACGATCGGCATCCTGGTCATGTTCTTCTTCCTGTTCATCGACCAGCTGGATGCCTACGCGGCGCGCAGCAACCTGGTGTTCTACTGGTTTGCCGTGTTCGGTCTGGTCGCGCTGGGGCGGTTTGTGGTGCGCTCCGTACAGAAATTCCTGATCCTTCGGGGCAAGGGCCTTCACCGCGCGCTGGTTGTGGGGTGGGACGACCGCCTTGGGCAGCTCTACCGGGACGTGGCCGCGTACCCCGAGGCGGGTCTCGAGATTGTAGGTGCCATTCAGCTCAGCCACGGGGGCGATGGGGTCGCTGCCAGGGGACCGGACGGATCGGTGATGCAGGCGGGAAACGACATCGCAGATCTCCCAAGGCTCATCGACGAGTTGCAGGTGCAGGACGTGCTCATTGCCCTCGGTGCCGGTGACCAGGACCCGCTTCTGGAAGTGCTGCGGCTCTGCGACGGCAAGCCCGTGCGGCTGAAACTGGTCCCCGACTTCTATTCGGTGATTGGCGGCATGGCGCGCACCGAGCACATGTATGGGTTGCCGCTGATCGAGGTGATGCCGGAGCCCATGGCGGCCTGGGAGGAAAGCACCAAGCGGCTCATTGATCTGGTGGCGTCGGGTATCGTGTTGGTGGTTGGTGCGCCCGTGTGGCTGGCGATCGGTCTGGCCGTGCGACTCACATCATCCGGCCCGGCCATCTACCGCCAGCAGCGTGTGGGCAAGCTGGGCCGGGTGTTCACGATGTACAAGTTTCGTACGATGCGCCAGGACGCGGAGGCAGAGACCGGCCCGGTCTGGGCGACGGAGGATGACCCCCGGTATACGGCCGTCGGCCGGTGGCTGCGCAAGACCCGCCTCGACGAGATTCCCCAGTTCTGGAATGTTTTCAAAGGAGACATGAGTCTGGTGGGTCCCCGCCCCGAGCGTCCCTATTTTGTCGAGAAGCTGGCGGCGGAGATTCCGCTCTACAATCGTCGTCACCGCGTGAAGCCCGGCATCACCGGCTGGGCGCAGGTCAAATGGAAATACGATACCTCGCTGGACGACGTGCGCCAGAAGGTGAAATATGACCTGTTCTACATCGAGAACCTCGGCCTGCGCCGTGACCTGCAGATTCTGCTGAGAACGATCACAACCGCCCTCAAAGGCTCGGGACAATAG
- a CDS encoding PorV/PorQ family protein codes for MTVRLRLTFLAVLIFAAHPALGQRVAKYGADFLAGGVGARSLGMGGAHVALADDVNAVYWNAAGLMGLEFPQVAYMHAERFSGSVSFDYAAGAMPLTDRSTVALAIFRSGVNDIKNTLDAWDPARDQPRPDPGDFITTFSAADYAVFVGYGRTLRDRLDIGLTAKLIRRSIGDFASAWGYSFDASAKWTGPSWQFGVNLQDLTTMLQSWSVNSDNLQQLETVFGDEMPEGGSELVLPVARFGVAHTAPAASGTLTFAADLDLAFDGQDANAIDVAGVSLHPRLGAEYAYEGVAFLRAGLARIRQVQGEGLDMSPTVGAGFAFRGIAVDYGFGDFAGLTSALGFSHRVSLSYRFSKEAYRRPSAD; via the coding sequence ATGACCGTTCGCCTGCGTCTGACCTTCCTGGCTGTGCTGATTTTCGCTGCCCACCCGGCGTTGGGGCAGCGCGTGGCCAAATACGGCGCGGACTTTCTTGCCGGCGGAGTCGGCGCGCGAAGCCTTGGCATGGGCGGTGCCCATGTGGCCTTGGCCGACGACGTCAACGCGGTCTACTGGAACGCGGCCGGGCTCATGGGCCTGGAATTCCCCCAGGTTGCCTACATGCACGCAGAGCGGTTCTCCGGGTCGGTTTCGTTTGACTACGCAGCCGGGGCCATGCCGCTGACGGACCGGTCCACGGTGGCTCTGGCCATTTTTCGCAGCGGCGTCAACGACATCAAGAATACGCTCGATGCATGGGATCCGGCGCGTGATCAGCCGAGGCCGGATCCTGGCGATTTCATTACCACCTTCTCCGCGGCGGATTACGCGGTCTTCGTCGGGTACGGTCGCACACTGCGGGACCGCCTCGACATCGGATTGACAGCCAAACTCATTCGCCGCAGCATCGGCGACTTTGCCTCTGCCTGGGGCTATTCGTTCGATGCGTCGGCCAAATGGACCGGACCGAGCTGGCAGTTTGGTGTCAATCTGCAGGATTTGACCACCATGTTGCAGAGCTGGAGTGTGAACAGCGACAACCTGCAACAGCTCGAGACTGTCTTCGGCGACGAAATGCCGGAAGGCGGCTCCGAGTTGGTGCTGCCGGTTGCACGCTTCGGGGTCGCTCATACCGCGCCCGCCGCCTCCGGCACGCTGACCTTCGCTGCGGACCTGGATCTGGCTTTTGACGGGCAGGATGCCAATGCCATCGACGTGGCGGGCGTTTCCCTGCATCCGCGGCTCGGCGCCGAGTACGCCTACGAAGGAGTCGCCTTTCTCCGCGCGGGGCTGGCCCGTATTCGTCAGGTTCAGGGCGAGGGACTGGACATGTCTCCTACGGTCGGCGCTGGTTTTGCCTTCCGCGGCATCGCGGTGGATTACGGCTTCGGTGACTTTGCAGGTCTCACCTCAGCGCTTGGATTCTCGCACCGGGTGTCGCTGTCGTATCGCTTCAGCAAAGAAGCCTATCGCCGGCCCTCCGCGGACTGA
- a CDS encoding dehydrogenase E1 component subunit alpha/beta: MATKTARRATLDPSDTEALYRALALPRAVEQKMLRLIRQNRLAKWFSGFGQEAIAVGCAAALREDDYLLPMHRNLGMWTTRGVPLEPLFCQLMGREGGFTNGRDRTFHFGLPDHRIVGMISHLAAMLPVACGLGLGARMQGEDAVALALVGEGATREGDFHEALNLAATWDLPVLFVIENNGYGLSTPTSQAMRVVDLADAASGYAMPGVSVDGNDLVAVMEAVSEAADRARRGDGPTLLEMKTFRVRGHEEASGVKYVPSELIAEWETKDPVARFGEHLSPERRAEIDREAEERVEAVAEWALTQPEVTGTRDVERAALFAAGGHRPGRAATESRELRFIDAVSEALREAMREDDSVLLMGQDVADYGGVFKVTAGFLEEFGTDRVRNTPIIESGAVGACMGLALTGLRPVLEIQYADFISCGFNQIVNNLATTHYRWGGALPVTIRAPYGGQIGAGPFHSQSMEAWFCHTPGLKVVIPSTPAEAKGLLLASIDEPNPVLFFEHKLLYRMKRGAVPDGSERIALGTAGVVRPGSAATIVSWGLGVDWALEAADGLDVEVIDLRTLIPWDRETVLESVRKTGRLLVVHEAPRTAGFGAEIAAEITEEAFTWLDAPPMRVAAEDLPIPFAAALERDVHSARPRVAAALQRLLSF; the protein is encoded by the coding sequence ATGGCCACGAAGACCGCGCGACGCGCAACGTTGGATCCGTCTGATACGGAGGCGCTGTACCGCGCCCTGGCTCTGCCACGTGCCGTGGAGCAGAAGATGCTCCGGCTCATCAGGCAGAATCGTCTCGCCAAGTGGTTCTCCGGCTTCGGCCAGGAGGCCATCGCGGTGGGTTGTGCCGCGGCACTGCGGGAGGACGATTACCTGCTGCCCATGCACCGCAATCTGGGCATGTGGACCACCCGGGGAGTGCCGCTGGAGCCACTCTTCTGTCAACTCATGGGGCGGGAAGGCGGCTTCACCAACGGGCGGGACCGCACCTTCCACTTTGGTCTACCGGACCATCGCATTGTCGGCATGATATCGCATCTGGCGGCCATGCTGCCGGTGGCATGCGGGTTGGGCCTGGGCGCACGCATGCAGGGAGAGGATGCGGTGGCGCTCGCGCTGGTCGGTGAGGGCGCGACTCGCGAAGGCGACTTTCATGAGGCGTTGAACCTCGCCGCCACGTGGGACTTGCCGGTCCTGTTCGTGATCGAGAACAACGGCTACGGGCTGTCTACTCCGACCTCACAGGCCATGCGCGTGGTGGATCTGGCCGATGCGGCCTCCGGCTACGCCATGCCGGGTGTGTCTGTGGATGGCAACGATCTGGTGGCCGTCATGGAGGCCGTGTCTGAGGCCGCGGACCGCGCGCGGCGGGGCGACGGACCGACACTGCTGGAAATGAAGACGTTTCGGGTGCGCGGCCATGAGGAAGCCTCGGGCGTGAAGTACGTGCCTTCGGAGCTCATCGCGGAATGGGAGACGAAGGATCCGGTTGCTCGATTCGGAGAGCACCTGAGCCCCGAGCGCAGGGCAGAGATCGACCGCGAGGCGGAGGAACGTGTGGAGGCCGTGGCCGAGTGGGCCTTGACCCAACCGGAGGTCACCGGCACCAGAGATGTCGAGCGCGCGGCGCTCTTTGCTGCCGGAGGGCACCGCCCGGGAAGGGCGGCGACGGAGAGCAGGGAGCTGCGCTTCATCGATGCCGTCTCCGAGGCCCTTCGAGAGGCGATGCGTGAGGACGATTCGGTCCTGCTCATGGGACAGGACGTAGCCGACTACGGCGGCGTGTTCAAGGTCACGGCGGGGTTCCTGGAGGAGTTCGGCACGGACCGCGTGCGCAACACGCCGATCATCGAGAGCGGTGCCGTAGGCGCGTGCATGGGCCTGGCGCTGACAGGCTTACGACCGGTCCTCGAAATCCAGTACGCAGACTTCATTTCCTGCGGGTTCAACCAGATCGTAAACAATCTGGCGACCACACACTACCGATGGGGCGGCGCACTCCCGGTGACCATTCGGGCACCCTACGGCGGCCAGATCGGTGCGGGCCCGTTCCACTCCCAGTCCATGGAGGCCTGGTTCTGCCACACCCCTGGTCTGAAGGTGGTCATTCCCTCTACACCTGCCGAGGCCAAGGGCCTGTTGCTTGCGTCCATCGACGAACCCAACCCGGTGCTCTTCTTTGAGCACAAGCTGCTCTACCGCATGAAGCGTGGAGCGGTCCCGGACGGCTCCGAGCGCATCGCCCTTGGGACGGCTGGCGTTGTGCGCCCCGGGAGCGCCGCTACGATTGTGTCCTGGGGTCTCGGCGTGGATTGGGCCCTGGAGGCCGCCGATGGCCTGGATGTCGAGGTCATCGACCTCAGAACGCTGATTCCCTGGGATCGGGAGACTGTTTTGGAAAGCGTGCGTAAGACCGGTCGCTTGCTGGTTGTCCATGAAGCGCCCCGAACCGCTGGTTTCGGTGCGGAGATCGCGGCAGAGATCACCGAGGAGGCGTTCACCTGGCTGGACGCGCCTCCCATGCGAGTGGCCGCGGAAGACCTTCCGATTCCCTTTGCGGCGGCTCTCGAGCGTGACGTGCACAGCGCCCGACCCCGGGTGGCCGCCGCCCTGCAGCGCCTGCTTTCTTTTTGA
- a CDS encoding triose-phosphate isomerase, with product MLVAGNWKMNTDLTEARQLASAVVSAVGPTSVDVAVCPPFLSLDAVFSAVHGSTIRVGAQDMHWEQRGAFTGAISASMLRSVGCHYVILGHSERREYFGETDETVNHKVHRALEGKLVPIVCVGEKLADRDAGRQNEVVTRQIQEGLSDANVEWDSSLVVAYEPVWAIGTGRTASPEQAEAMHGHIRSLLVSQFGEKVGGGIRILYGGSVKPGNAEELFSRKDVDGGLIGGASLTAQDFAAIVRAAEARQG from the coding sequence ATGCTCGTCGCCGGAAACTGGAAAATGAACACGGACCTTACCGAGGCCCGTCAACTCGCGTCCGCCGTGGTGTCGGCAGTCGGCCCGACCTCCGTCGATGTGGCGGTCTGCCCGCCGTTCTTGAGCCTGGACGCCGTCTTTTCGGCGGTGCACGGCTCGACGATTCGCGTCGGTGCGCAGGATATGCACTGGGAGCAGCGAGGCGCGTTCACCGGCGCAATTTCTGCCAGCATGCTACGCTCGGTAGGCTGCCACTACGTGATTCTGGGACATTCCGAGCGTCGGGAATACTTCGGAGAGACCGATGAGACCGTTAACCACAAGGTGCATCGGGCCCTGGAGGGCAAACTGGTCCCCATTGTCTGTGTCGGGGAGAAGCTTGCGGATCGGGATGCCGGCCGACAGAATGAGGTTGTGACCCGACAGATTCAGGAGGGGCTGAGCGATGCGAACGTGGAATGGGATTCCAGTCTGGTGGTAGCCTATGAACCCGTCTGGGCCATTGGCACGGGAAGAACCGCAAGTCCCGAGCAGGCCGAAGCGATGCACGGCCATATCCGTTCGCTGCTCGTCTCCCAGTTTGGTGAGAAGGTCGGTGGCGGCATTCGCATCCTGTACGGCGGGTCGGTCAAGCCCGGGAACGCCGAGGAGCTGTTCTCCCGCAAGGATGTAGACGGCGGCCTTATCGGTGGAGCCAGCCTGACCGCGCAGGATTTTGCCGCAATCGTTCGAGCAGCCGAGGCCCGGCAGGGCTGA